A stretch of Paenibacillus mucilaginosus 3016 DNA encodes these proteins:
- a CDS encoding type I polyketide synthase, producing the protein MITDDTLWEQGVAVIGMSGRFPGASDLEGFWQMLCEGRHGIRFFTEEELRENGVPEEQWKDPGYVRAKGMLSGPELFDAAFFGMPPREAEWTDPQQRLFLECSYEALESAGWVPDRYEGRIGVFGGCSMSTYLLHRIALQQGALGQDAESLILGCDKDFLTSRTAYKLNLRGPAVTVQTACSTSLVAVHLAYQSLLSGECDMALAGGSSVSFPNAAGYRYQEGMILSPDGFCRTFDSEAQGTVPGNGVGVVALKRLELAAADGDPVYAVIRGSAANNDGGLKAGFTAPSPEGQAEVIADALAVSGVHPETIGYVEAHGTATPVGDPIEIAGLTRAYRQWTERSGYCAIGSVKSNLGHLDCAAGVAGLVKTVLALHHRKLPPSLHYHEPNPQLRLEDSPFYVQTQLGDWPEAGHPRRAGVSSFGIGATNAHVILEEAPSLKRDPSTRPWHVLPVSAGTETALEAAAERLREHLTSRLPGPADVEEIAYTLQVGRRGFPLRQAVVCRNGAEAVHRLGLPDTREPGQQAPGELRDAAWLFLPWRESDAEGLIELYRTEPVFRQHLQERLTAAEQASGLVLQEPVAALAAGSPGGEAPLLTGRSWTVVSMAASYSLGLTLQDMGLQPGRVGGEEEGEAVAAILAGLCTWDEAVRRAAEAAEPGGAVFTEARGVPVAVQPRAEKLHASPVHTKQAGRPAIDEVQAVLRTPGHRVIVFGSPPSDEDGVIGCHDSHSLSAALAALWTDGAEVDWQARYRLEKRQRVHLPTYPFERQYYSFLPPLQAEAPPPRSSAQEPLSPKNPIDGGEEPNPRTELETTLIRFHSEVLGLPEEEIRTDVPFYELGADSLSMTQIISRIQKAYPFPLNVRQLYEAQTIAELADSIEWSVLDLLEQEEERSEA; encoded by the coding sequence ATGATCACAGATGATACCTTGTGGGAACAGGGAGTGGCCGTCATCGGCATGTCCGGACGTTTTCCGGGAGCCTCCGATCTGGAGGGCTTCTGGCAAATGCTGTGTGAAGGCAGGCACGGCATCCGGTTCTTCACGGAGGAGGAGCTGAGAGAGAACGGGGTACCGGAGGAGCAGTGGAAGGATCCCGGGTATGTGAGGGCCAAAGGCATGCTCAGCGGGCCGGAGTTGTTCGATGCCGCTTTCTTCGGCATGCCCCCCCGCGAAGCGGAATGGACAGACCCGCAGCAGCGGTTGTTTCTCGAGTGCTCCTATGAGGCGCTCGAGTCTGCGGGCTGGGTGCCGGACCGGTACGAGGGCCGGATCGGCGTCTTCGGCGGATGCTCCATGAGCACATACCTGCTTCACCGGATTGCACTCCAGCAGGGGGCGCTGGGACAGGATGCGGAATCCCTCATTCTGGGGTGCGACAAGGACTTCTTGACAAGCCGTACCGCCTACAAGCTGAACCTGAGAGGCCCGGCCGTCACCGTGCAGACCGCTTGCTCCACGTCGCTGGTCGCCGTCCATCTGGCATACCAGTCCCTGCTCAGCGGGGAGTGCGATATGGCGCTGGCCGGCGGCAGCTCCGTCTCCTTCCCGAATGCGGCCGGCTACCGCTATCAGGAAGGCATGATTCTCTCCCCCGACGGCTTCTGCCGCACCTTCGACAGCGAAGCGCAGGGCACCGTGCCGGGCAACGGGGTGGGCGTGGTAGCGCTGAAGCGGCTGGAGCTGGCTGCTGCGGACGGGGATCCGGTCTATGCGGTGATCCGCGGCTCGGCAGCCAACAATGACGGGGGATTGAAAGCGGGCTTCACGGCACCGAGTCCGGAAGGCCAGGCGGAAGTGATCGCGGATGCGCTGGCCGTATCCGGCGTTCATCCGGAAACCATCGGCTACGTGGAGGCGCACGGAACGGCGACCCCGGTCGGCGATCCCATCGAAATCGCCGGTTTGACACGTGCCTACCGGCAGTGGACCGAACGCAGCGGGTATTGCGCCATCGGCTCGGTCAAGAGCAATCTCGGGCATCTGGATTGTGCGGCCGGGGTGGCGGGACTGGTCAAAACGGTGCTGGCACTGCATCACCGGAAGCTGCCTCCCTCGCTGCATTATCACGAACCGAATCCGCAGCTTCGGCTGGAGGACAGCCCCTTCTATGTGCAGACGCAGCTGGGCGACTGGCCGGAAGCCGGACATCCCCGCAGGGCGGGGGTCAGCTCCTTCGGCATCGGCGCAACCAACGCGCACGTCATCCTGGAGGAGGCGCCTTCTCTGAAGCGTGATCCCTCCACTCGGCCGTGGCATGTCCTGCCGGTATCCGCGGGTACGGAGACCGCCTTGGAGGCCGCAGCGGAGCGGCTGAGAGAGCACCTGACTTCCCGGCTTCCGGGACCTGCGGACGTGGAGGAGATCGCCTACACCCTGCAGGTGGGTCGCAGGGGGTTCCCTCTGCGCCAGGCGGTCGTCTGCCGGAATGGGGCCGAAGCCGTGCACCGGCTGGGACTCCCGGATACACGTGAGCCGGGGCAGCAGGCGCCGGGAGAGCTGCGGGATGCCGCTTGGCTGTTCCTGCCTTGGCGGGAATCCGATGCGGAAGGCCTGATCGAGCTGTACCGGACGGAGCCGGTATTCCGGCAGCACCTGCAGGAGAGGTTAACGGCGGCCGAACAGGCCAGCGGCCTGGTCTTACAAGAGCCGGTCGCCGCCCTGGCGGCAGGCAGCCCCGGCGGGGAGGCGCCGCTGCTCACCGGGCGCTCATGGACCGTCGTTTCCATGGCGGCCTCCTACAGTCTCGGCCTGACCCTGCAGGACATGGGGCTGCAGCCCGGCCGGGTCGGCGGGGAAGAGGAGGGAGAAGCGGTGGCGGCAATTCTCGCCGGACTTTGTACGTGGGACGAGGCGGTCCGCAGGGCAGCGGAGGCTGCAGAGCCGGGGGGAGCCGTATTCACCGAAGCACGGGGTGTCCCAGTGGCCGTCCAACCGCGCGCAGAGAAGCTGCATGCCTCGCCAGTGCACACGAAGCAGGCCGGCAGGCCGGCAATAGATGAGGTTCAAGCTGTCCTTCGGACCCCGGGACATCGGGTGATTGTCTTCGGTTCACCGCCTTCCGATGAGGACGGGGTGATCGGATGCCATGACAGCCATAGCTTGTCGGCCGCCTTGGCCGCCTTGTGGACAGACGGGGCGGAAGTGGACTGGCAGGCCCGGTACCGGCTGGAGAAAAGGCAGCGGGTGCATCTGCCCACCTATCCGTTCGAACGGCAGTACTACAGCTTCCTGCCCCCGCTGCAGGCGGAAGCGCCGCCCCCTCGAAGTTCGGCACAGGAGCCGTTATCGCCGAAGAATCCGATTGACGGCGGGGAAGAGCCGAACCCCCGGACGGAGCTCGAGACCACGCTGATCCGGTTTCATTCGGAGGTGCTCGGCCTTCCCGAGGAGGAGATCCGCACGGATGTTCCTTTCTACGAGCTCGGTGCGGATTCACTTTCGATGACCCAGATCATCTCACGCATTCAGAAGGCGTATCCCTTTCCTCTGAATGTGAGACAGCTGTATGAAGCGCAGACGATAGCCGAGCTGGCCGACTCCATTGAATGGTCCGTGCTCGATCTGCTTGAGCAGGAAGAGGAAAGGAGTGAAGCGTGA
- a CDS encoding non-ribosomal peptide synthetase, producing the protein MLAAEQVQAEQVFAMTHAQKRIWYGEYIHANTTLHLLTISLVFRGRIDQSRLVESIQTAAARHDALRIRILPSEGDAEPVLGMFSTEPIPVTVLDYRGREEGEWKDQIRLLENEPIPLHSPLLIRAVLLRVADDEARIWIGAHHLVVDGLSLNMLGDEILHVYIQSLGYELPDLDPAPSFLEQVQSEAAYLESPRFERDRLYWQEQFMTLPPVSRFKPKGTVSPHLEAGNLHLTLEPEQRQSIYRFSEAEEVSPAVLFMAVLSLFFSRMTGEEEVLLGTFSSNRTTRETKAMAGMLVSTTPFRMEVDGSGTFRSFIQRVKRRQNETFRHQKYPYNLLVPALRETFGISDQPLEVFMNYLPIAWHNPVPDASVTYHVERGTSWHQANELTVFVDDHLSTGQILIQYHYCASRFTDEEIVLFHERMMCLMRCALQQPELPLRQLNMLPDGERTLILDKFSRKAAGTPPQMTVVECIEEHAEHWPERTALIHENRAWSYGELNAWANRLARLLLKHGLEPEDRVGIWMKRSIPLVASILAVWKAGGAYIPLDPEAPAERAFGMIGEAEIKLLLTGAELHGELSRSGRLQDVLLLAPEELEVELAACSAGNLERKAHPDALAYIIYTSGSTGKPKGAMLEHKGMMNHMTAMAEELGIAEHSVMAQNASQCFDVSVWQMFAGLCSGGRTVIYSSSLLEQPEAFLDRLAADGVTILELVPSYLSVLLEVLENRHRPLPALSYLIPTGEAVKRDHLKRWFALYPEIPVVNAYGPTEASDDITLHILTEAPPQETVPIGRPLSGFHIYIVDETGQLCPIGVKGEIWVAGIGVGRGYLNDPDRTAAAFTQDPFHPGPVQRLYKTGDLGCWLPDGTIEFFGRKDHQVKIRGFRIELGEIDSILVNHPAVIQAVTIDLDDGTGGRTMCVYYTSKGHLEAEEAKSYLEERLPHYMVPSFFMRLDELPLTLSGKVDRRALPQPDMLSGRQQTFAAPRNPTEARLAELWEEALGVPKVGIRDNFFELGGHSLKAITLLSRIHKLFHVEIPLAELFRLKTIEKLAAFIQTSGRKAYEALAPAALQSDYPLTTGQKRLHLLRQFQGAELSYNMPAVLEAAGVLCPERLQDALRRLIARHETLRTRFVLSDAGPVQRIGREVNFTLARCDLEGQGEEGIRNFIRSFIRPFDLEEAPLLRAALIRLGSERHLLLFDMHHAVSDGTSIGILMQELAQLYEGEALQPPALQYKDYAVWQQRFMQSEAYREQEAYWLAQFRDPVPPLDLPLDRPRPLLRDFAGGRVHFALDRRLTQEVKRLAKRTDTTLFTLLLAAFGLLLGKLAGQEEVTVGTPVAGRRHADTQRMVGMFVNTLPLHLQPEGSQSFAGYLRQVKRTALGALEHQDYPFEELVERVKPPRDISRNPLFDAMFVLQNMDSPKLALGDVLLAPYPFEFPTAKFDLTLTVMEQGDVLSCHLEYAAALFSHDTAERWAGFYQELLGQITGSPGLELRRFGLMRETDQELVSRLFLKPDEPIPAEAAQTLHGLIEQQAGRTPDRTALVCGGERITYQELNRRADRLAARLRARGVRRDEIVALLADRSIALVTGLLAVNKAGAAYLPLDPDYPEERIRLMLEDSGCRLAVTRDAHFGQGLQGIEIVQPDPEEPPSGTETDAAQTPPEGAPVRPEDLAYVIYTSGSTGKPKGVMIEHRSVHNLLLGMTRDIPLAGLKTVLSLTTVSFDIFVLETLLPLMLGSTVVLASREEQLDTEALAELCLREEVQLLQATPSRLRMLLGSSRMTAALAAMKCVLVGGEPLDEPLLRQLREAAPARLFNMYGPTETTVWSTVQEITSETRITIGRPIVSTRVYILDAEGRLQPPGVPGELCIAGMGVARGYLNRRELTEERFLPEPAAGAGDAEGTKGSRMYRTGDRARYLPDGTIEYLGRLDDQLKIRGYRVEPGEIAAVLAGHPQISAAVVTDAMDANGSGAYLAAYYEAPSELSPAELREFAGRQLPAYMIPSYFVRMDRLPMTPSGKVDRRALPKPEARRVQGLHDTVPRSEAERVLSGLWKEVLGLAEVGRHDNFFELGGHSLHAAQLVETIRKRHDQPLTLTDFFMYPTVASLAKRLSGPDAAEDRVSAAQERADGRKALMRKQREARSSTRT; encoded by the coding sequence ATGCTGGCAGCGGAACAGGTCCAGGCCGAGCAGGTGTTTGCCATGACCCATGCCCAAAAGCGCATATGGTACGGGGAATATATCCATGCGAATACGACCCTTCATTTATTGACAATCAGTCTAGTCTTCCGCGGTCGGATAGACCAAAGCCGACTGGTCGAATCCATCCAAACCGCAGCGGCCCGGCACGATGCCCTCCGCATCCGGATTCTGCCCTCCGAAGGGGACGCGGAACCGGTCCTTGGCATGTTCAGCACCGAACCGATTCCGGTCACCGTACTGGATTACAGGGGACGGGAGGAAGGGGAGTGGAAAGACCAGATCCGCCTCTTGGAGAACGAGCCGATTCCGTTACACAGCCCCCTGTTGATCCGTGCCGTGCTTCTGCGGGTGGCGGACGATGAAGCGCGCATCTGGATCGGCGCACATCACCTGGTAGTCGACGGGTTATCGCTGAATATGCTCGGGGATGAAATCCTGCATGTATACATCCAGTCGCTGGGATATGAGCTTCCGGACTTGGATCCCGCTCCTTCCTTCCTCGAGCAGGTTCAGAGTGAGGCCGCTTACCTGGAGAGCCCGCGCTTCGAAAGGGACCGCCTTTACTGGCAGGAGCAGTTCATGACGCTGCCCCCCGTAAGCCGCTTCAAACCCAAGGGGACTGTGAGCCCGCATCTGGAAGCCGGCAATCTTCATCTGACCCTGGAGCCGGAGCAGCGTCAATCGATCTACCGGTTCTCTGAAGCCGAAGAAGTGTCTCCGGCCGTCCTGTTCATGGCTGTACTCAGCCTCTTTTTCTCCCGCATGACCGGAGAGGAGGAGGTGCTGCTGGGCACGTTCTCGAGCAACCGGACCACCCGCGAAACGAAAGCCATGGCCGGGATGCTGGTAAGTACGACACCTTTTCGCATGGAGGTCGACGGGTCCGGCACCTTCCGCTCCTTCATTCAGCGGGTCAAGCGCCGGCAGAACGAGACGTTCCGTCATCAAAAATATCCCTATAATCTCCTGGTGCCCGCCCTGCGCGAGACGTTCGGCATCTCCGATCAGCCGCTGGAAGTCTTCATGAATTACCTCCCCATCGCCTGGCACAATCCCGTTCCCGATGCATCGGTAACTTACCATGTGGAAAGAGGAACCTCCTGGCATCAGGCCAATGAGCTTACCGTATTCGTCGATGATCATCTATCCACCGGCCAAATCCTGATTCAATATCATTACTGCGCCTCCCGCTTCACGGATGAGGAGATCGTCCTGTTCCACGAACGCATGATGTGCCTGATGCGATGCGCTCTGCAGCAGCCGGAGCTCCCGCTGCGGCAGCTGAACATGCTTCCGGATGGAGAAAGAACGCTGATTCTGGACAAATTCAGCAGGAAAGCTGCCGGCACTCCCCCGCAGATGACCGTTGTGGAGTGTATCGAAGAGCATGCGGAACACTGGCCGGAGCGGACCGCCTTAATTCATGAAAACCGGGCATGGAGCTATGGGGAGTTAAATGCGTGGGCCAACCGGCTGGCAAGATTGCTGCTGAAGCATGGACTGGAGCCGGAAGACCGGGTCGGGATCTGGATGAAGCGCTCCATTCCCCTGGTGGCCTCCATCCTGGCGGTATGGAAGGCGGGAGGGGCTTACATCCCGCTTGACCCGGAAGCTCCCGCCGAGCGGGCGTTCGGGATGATCGGCGAAGCGGAGATCAAGCTGCTGCTGACCGGCGCAGAGCTGCACGGGGAGCTCAGCCGGTCCGGCCGGCTTCAGGACGTGTTGCTCCTAGCACCCGAGGAGCTGGAAGTTGAGCTGGCTGCCTGTTCCGCCGGGAACCTGGAGCGCAAGGCTCACCCGGATGCCCTTGCCTATATTATTTATACCTCCGGCTCTACAGGGAAGCCGAAGGGGGCCATGCTGGAGCACAAGGGAATGATGAACCATATGACCGCCATGGCGGAAGAGCTCGGGATTGCCGAACACAGTGTGATGGCACAAAATGCTTCGCAGTGCTTTGACGTGTCGGTGTGGCAGATGTTTGCCGGCTTGTGCTCGGGCGGCCGCACGGTCATCTACAGCAGCAGCCTGCTGGAACAGCCGGAAGCGTTCCTGGACCGGCTGGCTGCGGACGGCGTCACGATCCTGGAACTCGTCCCTTCTTATCTCTCCGTGCTGCTCGAGGTGCTGGAAAACCGGCATCGTCCGCTTCCGGCGCTGTCTTATCTGATTCCTACCGGCGAAGCGGTGAAACGGGATCACTTGAAGCGATGGTTTGCGCTCTATCCGGAGATTCCGGTGGTGAACGCCTATGGTCCAACCGAAGCGTCCGATGATATCACCTTACATATTCTAACAGAAGCCCCGCCACAGGAGACCGTTCCCATCGGCCGTCCTTTGTCCGGCTTCCATATCTACATAGTCGATGAAACGGGGCAGCTCTGCCCGATCGGGGTGAAGGGAGAGATTTGGGTGGCCGGTATCGGCGTGGGCCGCGGGTACCTGAATGATCCGGACCGCACGGCGGCGGCGTTCACTCAAGACCCGTTCCATCCCGGTCCGGTACAGCGGCTGTACAAGACGGGCGATCTCGGGTGTTGGCTTCCCGACGGTACGATCGAATTCTTCGGGCGAAAGGACCATCAGGTCAAAATCCGCGGGTTTCGCATCGAGCTCGGGGAGATCGACAGCATTCTCGTGAATCATCCGGCGGTCATCCAAGCCGTGACCATCGATCTGGATGACGGTACGGGCGGCCGAACCATGTGCGTGTATTACACGTCCAAAGGGCATCTCGAAGCGGAGGAAGCCAAAAGTTACCTGGAGGAGCGGCTGCCCCACTACATGGTGCCGTCCTTCTTCATGCGGCTGGATGAGCTGCCCCTCACCCTGAGCGGCAAGGTGGACCGCAGAGCGCTGCCCCAGCCGGACATGCTGTCAGGACGGCAGCAGACATTTGCGGCCCCCCGCAATCCCACGGAAGCCCGGCTTGCGGAGCTCTGGGAAGAAGCCTTGGGGGTGCCGAAGGTCGGGATCCGTGACAATTTCTTCGAGCTGGGCGGCCATTCGCTGAAGGCCATCACGCTGCTGTCCCGGATTCATAAGCTATTCCACGTGGAAATCCCGCTGGCCGAGCTGTTCCGTCTCAAGACCATCGAGAAGCTGGCGGCCTTCATCCAAACTTCCGGCAGGAAAGCGTACGAGGCCCTGGCTCCCGCTGCTCTTCAGAGCGATTATCCCTTGACCACCGGCCAGAAGCGGCTGCACCTGCTCAGGCAGTTCCAAGGTGCCGAGCTGAGCTATAACATGCCTGCCGTATTGGAGGCGGCGGGGGTGCTGTGCCCGGAGAGGCTCCAGGATGCCCTGAGGCGTCTCATTGCCAGGCATGAAACCCTGCGGACCCGTTTCGTCCTGTCGGACGCGGGGCCGGTACAGCGGATCGGGAGGGAAGTGAACTTCACACTGGCCCGCTGCGATCTGGAGGGGCAGGGTGAAGAGGGCATCCGGAACTTCATCCGCTCCTTCATCAGACCCTTCGATCTGGAAGAGGCGCCGCTGCTGCGTGCGGCTCTGATCAGGCTGGGCAGCGAGCGGCATCTCCTGCTGTTCGATATGCATCATGCCGTCTCCGACGGCACCTCGATTGGGATCCTGATGCAGGAGCTGGCGCAGCTCTACGAGGGAGAGGCGCTTCAGCCGCCTGCCCTGCAGTACAAGGATTACGCGGTATGGCAGCAGCGGTTTATGCAGTCTGAGGCCTACCGGGAGCAGGAGGCGTACTGGCTGGCGCAGTTCCGCGATCCGGTGCCTCCGCTGGACCTGCCTCTTGACCGGCCAAGACCGCTGCTGCGCGATTTTGCCGGAGGACGGGTGCACTTTGCGCTGGACCGCCGGCTGACCCAGGAAGTGAAGCGTCTCGCTAAGCGAACGGACACCACCCTGTTCACGCTTCTGCTGGCTGCATTCGGCCTGCTGCTGGGCAAGCTGGCCGGACAGGAGGAAGTGACGGTCGGCACTCCCGTGGCCGGACGCCGGCATGCGGATACGCAGCGGATGGTCGGCATGTTCGTGAATACGCTGCCCCTTCATCTGCAGCCCGAGGGAAGCCAATCCTTTGCCGGCTACCTCAGGCAGGTGAAGAGGACCGCGCTTGGCGCATTGGAGCATCAGGACTATCCGTTCGAAGAGCTTGTCGAACGGGTCAAGCCCCCGAGGGACATCAGCCGGAATCCGCTGTTCGATGCCATGTTCGTCCTGCAGAATATGGACTCGCCCAAGCTGGCTCTGGGGGATGTGCTTCTGGCTCCCTATCCCTTCGAATTTCCGACAGCGAAGTTTGATTTGACCTTGACCGTCATGGAGCAGGGAGACGTGCTGTCCTGCCATCTGGAGTACGCTGCTGCTCTGTTCTCACACGATACCGCTGAGCGGTGGGCGGGCTTCTATCAAGAGCTGCTGGGTCAGATCACCGGCAGTCCGGGTCTGGAACTCCGCAGGTTTGGATTGATGCGGGAGACGGACCAGGAGCTGGTGAGCAGGCTGTTCCTGAAGCCGGACGAGCCGATCCCGGCGGAAGCGGCACAGACGCTGCACGGGCTCATCGAGCAGCAGGCCGGACGGACTCCCGACAGGACGGCACTGGTGTGCGGGGGAGAGCGGATCACCTATCAGGAATTAAACCGCAGGGCGGACCGGCTGGCCGCCAGACTGAGAGCCAGGGGGGTGCGCAGGGACGAGATTGTCGCTCTGCTCGCCGACCGGTCCATTGCCCTGGTCACGGGACTTCTCGCCGTGAATAAGGCCGGGGCCGCCTATCTGCCGCTCGATCCCGATTATCCGGAAGAACGCATCCGCCTGATGCTTGAAGACAGCGGATGCAGGCTCGCGGTCACCAGGGACGCACACTTCGGGCAGGGGCTGCAGGGCATAGAGATCGTACAGCCGGATCCGGAGGAGCCGCCCTCCGGGACGGAGACTGATGCAGCGCAGACGCCGCCGGAAGGAGCGCCGGTCCGGCCTGAAGATCTGGCCTATGTGATTTATACCTCCGGCTCTACCGGCAAGCCGAAAGGGGTCATGATCGAGCACCGGTCGGTGCATAATCTGCTTCTCGGGATGACACGGGACATCCCGCTTGCCGGGCTGAAGACCGTGCTGTCCTTAACGACCGTTTCCTTCGATATCTTCGTGCTGGAAACGCTGCTGCCACTGATGCTCGGAAGCACGGTCGTTCTTGCTTCCCGGGAGGAGCAGCTCGATACCGAAGCTCTTGCGGAGCTCTGTCTGCGCGAAGAAGTTCAGCTGCTGCAGGCTACCCCGTCCCGTCTGCGGATGCTGCTGGGCAGCAGCCGGATGACCGCGGCGCTTGCCGCCATGAAGTGCGTGCTTGTCGGAGGGGAGCCGCTGGACGAACCGCTGCTGAGGCAGCTCAGGGAGGCGGCACCAGCCCGGCTGTTCAATATGTACGGTCCTACGGAAACGACCGTCTGGTCCACCGTGCAGGAGATCACCTCCGAGACACGCATCACCATCGGCCGTCCGATTGTGTCGACCCGGGTTTACATTCTCGACGCGGAAGGCCGGCTTCAGCCTCCCGGTGTGCCGGGCGAGCTCTGTATTGCCGGCATGGGGGTGGCCCGGGGGTACCTGAACCGCCGTGAGTTAACCGAAGAGCGGTTCCTTCCGGAGCCCGCTGCCGGGGCCGGGGATGCGGAGGGCACGAAGGGCTCCAGGATGTACCGGACCGGCGACCGTGCCCGGTATTTGCCGGATGGAACCATCGAATACCTCGGCCGCCTGGACGATCAGCTCAAGATCCGCGGCTACCGGGTGGAACCGGGCGAGATCGCAGCGGTACTGGCCGGGCATCCGCAGATCTCTGCGGCCGTCGTGACCGATGCCATGGATGCGAACGGAAGCGGTGCTTATCTGGCTGCCTATTACGAAGCTCCGTCCGAGCTTTCACCGGCGGAACTGAGGGAATTTGCTGGGCGGCAGCTTCCGGCCTACATGATCCCGTCTTACTTCGTTCGAATGGACCGCCTCCCGATGACGCCAAGCGGTAAGGTGGACCGCAGAGCCCTGCCCAAGCCGGAGGCGCGGAGGGTTCAAGGTCTTCACGACACGGTGCCGAGGAGCGAAGCCGAGCGGGTGCTGTCCGGTCTCTGGAAGGAGGTCCTGGGTTTGGCCGAGGTCGGCCGTCATGACAACTTCTTCGAGCTGGGCGGCCACTCGCTTCATGCCGCACAGCTTGTGGAGACCATCCGAAAGCGGCATGATCAGCCGCTTACGTTAACGGACTTTTTTATGTATCCGACCGTGGCCTCCCTCGCCAAGCGGCTGTCCGGTCCGGATGCTGCGGAAGACCGGGTATCGGCCGCGCAGGAACGGGCGGACGGACGCAAAGCCTTAATGCGCAAGCAGCGGGAAGCCCGAAGCAGTACAAGAACATGA
- a CDS encoding DJ-1/PfpI family protein yields the protein MLWKKGFRFFVCSFLVGVCVAGAGMVGTYMNMNEWMTDSHKPVGPWPKVQVAEHDPHKPTVAVVLGSQVTEVMDFMESYELFARTQAFNVYAVAPDHGVKTLSGGLHILPHYTYEELDTLLGGSPAMIVVPAIPFMDETKYRPTRQWLQRHAGRDTTLISICTGAENLADAGLLKGRSAATFWADIDRLEREYADTHWIRNQRYVVSGNIVTSAGITSGIDAVLYVIGRHIGEDQALLAAREMNYPTYHFVRDPAMIPWSVGWKDAVFMLNFAYQWKQRQIGALLYDGIEETALASVFDTFDASGTANTLTVSGSGRPVRSRHGLTLVARYQTGNAPPLNQMIIAGTEAHVLAAEAASGWEDHPKQPKPLYLHSGSPARYVMEAPIEQLALLEDKTTAAFAAKRLEYRADSLRLKGKPFPVEPAAMLLAVTACSVILAVYVDRRWLAPVR from the coding sequence TTGTTATGGAAAAAAGGGTTCCGTTTTTTTGTCTGCTCGTTCCTTGTAGGAGTCTGTGTGGCGGGTGCGGGCATGGTGGGCACGTATATGAACATGAACGAATGGATGACCGACTCCCATAAGCCCGTGGGTCCATGGCCGAAAGTTCAGGTGGCGGAACATGATCCGCACAAGCCTACGGTGGCCGTCGTTCTGGGCAGCCAGGTGACGGAAGTGATGGATTTTATGGAGAGCTATGAGCTGTTCGCCCGCACCCAGGCTTTCAATGTCTATGCGGTCGCCCCGGACCACGGAGTCAAGACGTTATCCGGCGGGCTTCACATCCTGCCCCACTACACGTATGAGGAACTGGATACCCTGCTTGGCGGGAGTCCCGCCATGATCGTGGTCCCGGCCATTCCCTTCATGGACGAAACAAAATATCGGCCTACGCGCCAATGGCTGCAGCGGCACGCAGGCCGGGATACGACGCTGATCAGCATCTGCACGGGAGCCGAGAATCTGGCGGATGCCGGTCTGCTCAAGGGCCGGTCCGCCGCAACGTTCTGGGCGGATATCGACAGGCTGGAACGCGAATATGCCGATACGCATTGGATCCGGAATCAGAGGTACGTTGTCAGCGGGAATATCGTCACGTCGGCCGGCATTACCTCGGGAATCGACGCGGTGCTGTATGTGATCGGCAGACACATCGGTGAAGATCAAGCTCTGCTAGCCGCAAGGGAAATGAATTATCCTACCTATCATTTTGTCCGCGATCCGGCCATGATCCCTTGGTCTGTGGGTTGGAAAGATGCCGTATTCATGCTGAACTTCGCCTATCAGTGGAAGCAGCGGCAGATCGGGGCGCTACTGTATGACGGGATCGAGGAGACGGCGCTGGCCTCGGTCTTCGATACGTTCGATGCCTCCGGGACGGCGAACACGCTGACGGTCTCCGGCTCGGGGCGTCCGGTCCGGTCGCGGCATGGGCTGACCCTGGTTGCCAGGTATCAGACAGGGAATGCGCCCCCGCTCAATCAGATGATCATCGCCGGCACGGAGGCCCACGTATTGGCTGCAGAAGCTGCGTCTGGCTGGGAGGACCATCCGAAACAGCCGAAACCGCTGTACCTGCATAGCGGCTCCCCCGCCAGATATGTCATGGAAGCGCCGATTGAACAATTGGCTCTGCTGGAGGACAAGACAACGGCTGCCTTCGCGGCCAAGCGGCTCGAGTATCGGGCGGACTCGCTTCGGCTGAAGGGGAAGCCCTTCCCCGTCGAGCCTGCCGCGATGCTGCTGGCCGTCACGGCCTGCTCCGTCATCCTGGCGGTCTATGTGGACCGGCGATGGCTGGCTCCGGTAAGGTGA